The Sulfuricystis thermophila genome segment CCTTGCTTGAAGAGCCCTTCCTTCGAGAACTTGGTCTTATTGTCGAGGATGATAATCTTGGATTTCGGCTTGTGACGCTTGAAGTAGTGCGCGACGAGTGAGGCACGCTCATAGGGGCCCGGGGGGCAGCGGAAGGGATCGTCCGGGGCGCAGATGATGAACGTACCGCCATCCTTCATGTCCTGAATCTGCTTCGCCAGCAGGACGGTCTGCGGACCGGCCTTCCAGGCGTGGGGCATGATCTGGGCGGCCGCTTCGTCGTAGCCCTCGATATCTCCCCACTCGAAGTCGACACCGGGCGATAACACGCACGAGTCATAGTTCAGCGTCTTCCCGCTCTTGATGCGCACCGTCCGCGCCTGCGGATCGATGGCTTCGACGGTATCGAAGATCACTTTGATGCCCTGGCGTTCAAGTTTGTCATAGCCAAAGGTCAGGAAATCCATGCTCGCCTCGCCGCCGACCACCTCGTTACTCATCGGACAAGAAACGTAGCGCTTGTTGCGCTCGATGAGCGTTACTTCCATCTCCGGCTCGCCCATTTTCAGATAGCGGGCCGCGATGGCACCGCCATAGCCGCCGCCGATCACGATGACCTTGGCCTTGGCAGCCGCGCTGGCGCGCCGGGGCGCGATACCCCAGGCGACCAGGGACGCGGAACCAAGCAGCCTGAGAAAATCCCTGCGATTTGCGATAGTCATGATGGTCCCCTTATTTCTGGCTGGCGTAGAACTGCGCGAGGGCGGCAACATCCTCGGCATCGAGGTCGGAGCAGATCACGGTCATCGCGTCTGGATGGCGGCTCTTCCATTTCGGGTCGCGGCAGGTGCCCATGTAGATGTTCAGGTAACCCGCCCATTGGCCGGCCAGCGGCTGCATGTCCAGCGCCATGCTGGTACCGTTGTCGCGGTGGCAGGCTTCGCAGCGCTTGATGTGCAATTTCTCGCCACGCTTGAGCGCCGCGAGATCGAACTTTTGTGTCGCTGGGGTCCGTTTCTGCCTGGCGAAAAAGTCGGCCATGGCCGCGATTTGCTGATCGTTGTAGCCCTTGGCGATGCGTCCCATGATGGTCGAACCGCGCGTCCCTTCACGGTATTCCTTCATCGCCATGAAGATGAAGTCGCGCGGCAGGCCGGAAATGATCGGCATCGTTTCACCGGCACTTGCGCCATTCAGTCCATGGCAACCGGCACAGGTGTTGCCGAGCATCGATCCCAGGTCGGCACTCGCGGTCGCCGAGAGTGTCAGGCTGACCGCCAGCAACAGGCTTTTCACCATCGAATGAGTCATTGCAATCCTCCTTCTAGATTTTGTTCAACCCAGATTGTCCATTGGAACACGAGCGGGTATCGATGGCGAGGGCGAGCAAGTTTGCGTCCCCGCGACGAGCCAATAACGGTGTCTATTGGCGAGGAGCGGGGGCGCGAAGATGCCGCCCGCAGCCCGATATCTGCCGTGTAGGGCGCTGAAATGATCGTTTCGCATGCTCATGGCGTATCAGCCCGGTCTAATGGACAATCTGGGTTCATACCGGTTGCGGACAATTCGCTTAGCAAAGCGGATACCTGACGGGCATCCTGTTCGATCGATGCCGCGGTCAGGCCGGTCACGGCCCGAAAAAATGGGTGATGCGACTCGCCCTGGATGTGACGGCAGTACGCAGGCGCCCAGGCGTGCAGATGCTTCTCGATGAACGCATGCTGCGCCGCCAGGGCAGCGCGCCCCGACGCTGCGTTGCCGTCCCGCCAGCGCCGACTTTCCTCATGACACAACAGGGCAAGAAACTTGAGCTCGAGGCCCAAGTGGTCCTCCGGCCCGACGATCTCGTTCGCGAGGGAGAATCCGCTGCTGCGGTAATGCCGCATCACTGACTCGATGCTCTGACCCAGAAGTCGGCCTTCACGATGGAGCGACTCGTAGGGCGGTGGCGGGCCGTAGCCCTCGCGCACACCGCCGAACAGGCGCAGATGCTCTGCCTGCAATTCCAGCAGCGAGGTAGTCGCCAGGCTGCACTGCAATTCCATCAGCGCCGTGTCAAGGGCGTCCGCTTCTTCATAGGAGACGGCCTGTAGCCCCGCATCTAGTTCAGCAAGAAATTCGGCATCGGGCGGAGCCAGGAAAAACCGGGAGAGCAGCCAGTAAACCTGGCTGCGCTCCTCGGCAAGGATTCCCAACTCGTCCATGGGAATCACTTCTTGACCTCGCCATACCACGGCGTCGCCGATCCATTGATTTGGTGGCAGCCGATGCAGTCGGCACGGGGCACCGCACCCGGGTGGCCGCGCTGCGGGAATTCGGCGGCGCGCAGGAACAAGTGGTCGGGTGGGTAGGCCTGCGTGGCATGGCAGCCGACGCAGCCGATACCCAGTACTTTGGAGTGGATGGTGTGGAAGCGGCCGGAGAAATCCATGGTGTATTTCTTGCCGACATCGATTTCGCCGCTGCGGATCTTCTCGGCGGTGCCGTCCAGCGCCTCGGCCCACGGGCCGGCCTGGATGTGGAACGACGTCGTGGCCAGGGCCATCGCAAGGGTCAGGGTTGAGATCAGGCGTTTCATCAGTTGTCCCCCCCTTCGAGCACGTAGTAGACCTGCGGCCGGGTGCCGAATTCCCGTTTCAACTGGGCCGCCTTCTTCCTGCCGATCACCTTCGAGACTTCGCTTTCGGGATCGTCCATGTCGCCGAAGATGCGCGCGCCTGTCGGGCAGACGAGGTCGCAGGTCGGCGTGTGACGCGGATCCTTGCCGATGGCCTTGAGGTTGCCGGCCTTGATCGCCGGCTCCAGCTTGTGCCAGCAGAAGGTGCATTTTTCGACGACGTTGGCGATCTTGCGGTGCGTCGGGTGGCGCTTGTCGGCCGCGATGCTCTCGTAGGGCGTGGTCGGCGCGCCGGCGCCATAGAGGCCGCGCATCTTCTCGTTGTACTGCGGCACGCCGTAGGGGCAGGTGGCGACGCAGTAGCGGCAGCCGGTGCACTTCTCATAGTCGATGAGCACCACGCCGAACTCGTTCTTGGTGATGGCCTTGAAGCCGGCGGCATCGCAGGCGGCCTTGCAGGGCGGTTTTTCGCAGTGCATGCAGTTCATGGTGGCGAAGACGCGGCCGACGTTGGGATAAACGCCGGTCTCGTACTCGATCATCACGTTCCACGGTGCGTCGGGCGTGAAGTTGTTTTCCACCGCGCAGGCCGCCACGCAGGAGCGGCAACCCATGCAGCGCTTGGTATCGATGACGCGAACAAACTTTGTCATGGTCGTCTCCGCCTCAGGCCTTGGTGAGCTTGCACTTGGTGTCGTTGAAGGAGTTCATGCCGGACAGCTTGTCCGGATGCAACTCCAGCGCCTGGTTGATCCAGGTGCCCTTCTTCGCGTAGGCGGGAAAGCCAGT includes the following:
- a CDS encoding c-type cytochrome; this encodes MTHSMVKSLLLAVSLTLSATASADLGSMLGNTCAGCHGLNGASAGETMPIISGLPRDFIFMAMKEYREGTRGSTIMGRIAKGYNDQQIAAMADFFARQKRTPATQKFDLAALKRGEKLHIKRCEACHRDNGTSMALDMQPLAGQWAGYLNIYMGTCRDPKWKSRHPDAMTVICSDLDAEDVAALAQFYASQK
- a CDS encoding TorD/DmsD family molecular chaperone, translating into MDELGILAEERSQVYWLLSRFFLAPPDAEFLAELDAGLQAVSYEEADALDTALMELQCSLATTSLLELQAEHLRLFGGVREGYGPPPPYESLHREGRLLGQSIESVMRHYRSSGFSLANEIVGPEDHLGLELKFLALLCHEESRRWRDGNAASGRAALAAQHAFIEKHLHAWAPAYCRHIQGESHHPFFRAVTGLTAASIEQDARQVSALLSELSATGMNPDCPLDRADTP
- a CDS encoding NAD(P)/FAD-dependent oxidoreductase, coding for MTIANRRDFLRLLGSASLVAWGIAPRRASAAAKAKVIVIGGGYGGAIAARYLKMGEPEMEVTLIERNKRYVSCPMSNEVVGGEASMDFLTFGYDKLERQGIKVIFDTVEAIDPQARTVRIKSGKTLNYDSCVLSPGVDFEWGDIEGYDEAAAQIMPHAWKAGPQTVLLAKQIQDMKDGGTFIICAPDDPFRCPPGPYERASLVAHYFKRHKPKSKIIILDNKTKFSKEGLFKQGWKQHYEGIITWHGGDAVKRVEPKTRKVFTEAQTYQGDVVNVIPNQLAGKIAHLAGVVDKSTGWCPVDFATFESRLQKNIYVIGDATESPMPKSGYSANSQAKICVSAILARLRNEPLTEPALTNTCYSLITPDHGISVAHIFELKNGKLSLVPGSGGVSPMDATPEFRRLESIYAHSWYKNITTEMFG
- a CDS encoding 4Fe-4S dicluster domain-containing protein; this translates as MTKFVRVIDTKRCMGCRSCVAACAVENNFTPDAPWNVMIEYETGVYPNVGRVFATMNCMHCEKPPCKAACDAAGFKAITKNEFGVVLIDYEKCTGCRYCVATCPYGVPQYNEKMRGLYGAGAPTTPYESIAADKRHPTHRKIANVVEKCTFCWHKLEPAIKAGNLKAIGKDPRHTPTCDLVCPTGARIFGDMDDPESEVSKVIGRKKAAQLKREFGTRPQVYYVLEGGDN